A genome region from Strigops habroptila isolate Jane chromosome 12, bStrHab1.2.pri, whole genome shotgun sequence includes the following:
- the RNF44 gene encoding LOW QUALITY PROTEIN: RING finger protein 44 (The sequence of the model RefSeq protein was modified relative to this genomic sequence to represent the inferred CDS: deleted 1 base in 1 codon), translating into MQHLALSRAAAMCSPQHRGWIGDERCCRGHSLSMRLPALLCSLAGDALRGSCSLFNRGERAGGFSEAKGAFLVPGSLNCVAMPWESCVCPAGGSKVLVSRPAWSLRSRVPIRFPTSPMRPWELAVNRRPPSAPFNQRRFSGGPCSSPDHLRRSPPARRQWGRRDRPLAALLGQDEPQLHPAFPQQPHGPVDEPRAYALPSTPPRMLHPAAHPPHQNPFMVDLHDQVHQGPVPLSYTVTTVTTQGFPIHTGQHIPGCSTQQLPACSVMFSGQHYPLCCLPPPLIQACAMQQLPVSYQTFPPIISSDHYILHPPPPPVPPHQPPHMAPLGQFVPLQAQHPRMPLQRIDNDVDLRGEQHPIAGFTYPPSHHAPTLSPSVPLHYLPHDPLHQELPFGVPYPHMMPRRLNTQRYRLQQALPPPPPPPPPPPYYPSFLPYFLSMLPVSPTAVGPTISLDLDVDDVEMENYEALLNLAERLGEAKPRGLTKADIEHLPSYRFNPESHQSEQTLCVVCFSDFEARQLLRVLPCNHEFHAKCVDKWLKANRTCPICRADASEVQRDAD; encoded by the exons ATGCAGCATCTGgctctcagcagagctgccGCGATGTGCTCTCCTCAGCACAGGGGTTGGATTGGGGATGAGCGGTGCTGCCGGGGGCACAGCCTCAGCATGCGGCTCCCGGCGTTGCTCTGCTCGCTTGCAGGGGATGCTCTGAGGGGTTCCTGCTCTTTGTTTAATCGAGGGGAGAGAGCGGGAGGCTTTTCCGAAGCAAAAGGGGCTTTTCTGGTGCCTGGAAGCTTGAACTGCGTAGCGATGCCCTGGGAGAGCTGCGTGTGCCCGGCAGGCG GATCCAAGGTGCTGGTGTCTCGCCCTGCCTGGAGCCTGAGGTCCCGCGTGCCCATCCGCTTCCCGACGTCACCAATGCGACCATGGGAACTGGCAGTGAATAGGCGGCCGCCCTCTGCTCCTTTTAACCAGCGCCGTTTCTCGGGGGgaccctgcagcagccccgACCACCTCCGGCGAAG CCCCCCTGCCAGGCGTCAGTGGGGACGACGCGACCGACCTCTGGCAGCCCTGCTGGGCCAGGATGAGCCCCAGCTGCACCCTGCCTTCCCCCAGCAGCCGCACGGCCCTGTAGATGAGCCCCGCGCATACGCTCTCCCCAGCACGCCGCCACGAATGCTTCACCCGGCCGCTCACCCGCCCCACCAGAACCCATTCATGGTGGATCTGCATGACCAG GTGCACCAGGGACCCGTCCCTCTCTCCTACACGGTTACCACCGTCACGACGCAAGGCTTCCCCATCCACACCGGCCAGCACATCCCTgggtgcagcacccagcagctcccagcatgCTCAGTGATGTTCAGTGGACAGCACTACCCgctctgctgcctcccaccCCCG ctGATCCAGGCATGTGCCATGCAACAGCTCCCCGTCTCCTACCAGACGTTCCCTCCCATCATCTCCAGCGACCATTACATCCTGCACCCCCCACCACCGCCAGTGCCCCCCCACCAGCCGCCCCACATGGCCCCTCTGGGGCAGTTTGTACCTCTCCAAGCCCAGCATCCGCGTATG CCTCTGCAGAGGATAGACAATGACGTGGACCTGCGAGGGGAGCAGCACCCCATCGCGGGCTTCACGTACCCCCCGTCCCACCACGCTCCCACGCTGTCCCCCTCCGTGCCGCTGCATTACCTCCCCCACGACCCGCTGCACCAAGAACTGCCATTTGGCGTG CCATACCCCCACATGATGCCCCGGCGGCTGAACACCCAGCGGTACCGGCTGCAGCAGgcgctg ccccccccgccgccccctcCGCCGCCTCCCCCGTACTACCCGAGCTTCTTGCCCTATTTCCT CTCTATGCTTCCTGTGTCACCGACGGCCGTGGGGCCCACGATCAGCCTGGACCTGGACGTGGATGATGTGGAGATGGAGAATTACGAG GCACTGCTGAACCTGGCTGAGCGGCTGGGAGAGGCCAAGCCGCGGGGACTCACCAAAGCAGACATCGAGCACCTCCCGTCCTACCGCTTCAACCCCGAGAGCCACCAGTCTGAGCAGACCCT GTGCGTCGTGTGCTTCAGCGACTTCGAGGCCCGGCAGCTTCTCCGCGTCCTGCCCTGCAACCACGAGTTCCACGCCAAGTGTGTCGACAAATGGTTAAAG GCGAACCGCACGTGCCCGATCTGCCGGGCGGACGCGTCGGAGGTGCAGCGGGATGCGGACTGA